A region of the Candidatus Paceibacterota bacterium genome:
TAGAAGTTGAAACGCCCATTTTACAACATGTCCACGGAGGGGCAGCAGCAACGCCCTTCAAAACACATCATAAATCTCTTGATATTAATCTTTTTTTAAGGATAGCGCCTGAGCTTTATTTAAAAAGACTGCTCGTTGGAGGATTTGATAAAGTTTATGAAATTGGCAGAGTTTTCAGAAATGAAGGCATAGATAAATCACACAACCCCGATTTTACTATGCTAGAATTTTACTGGGCTTATATAAATTTAGAAGAGATGATGGATTTTTGTGAAAAGATGATAAAACTGCTGGTAAAGAATGTTTTTGGAAAAAATAAGATAAAATACCAAGGAAAAGATATAAACTTTACAGTTCCTTTTAGGAAAATAAATTTTTATGATTTATTAGAGAAAAAATTTAAGGTTGATTTTAGAAAAATTTCGGATATTAAAATTAAGGAAATTGCAAATAAATTTAAAATTCCAACAAAAGAAAAATCAAGATTTAAAATTTTAGATGATATTTTTAAAAAAGCTTGCAGAGAAGAAATTTTACAACCTACCTTTGTTTTATATCAACCAATTGAATTAACACCTCTTGCAAAAAACTTTAATAGAGACCCTGATTTAGCATCAAGGTTTCAACTTATAATTGGTGGCTGGGAGACGGTTAATGCTTTCTCAGAGTTAAATGATCCAATTGACCAGAAAAAAAGATTTGAGTATGAAAAATTAGAGAGAAAAAAAGGAGACAAAGAAGCCCATCCTTTTGATATTGATTTTATCGAAGCTTTAAGTTATGGCATGCCTCCGGCTGTTGGTTTTGGGATGGGGATTGATAGAATAGTCGCTATTTTAACAGATTCAAAAAGTTTAAAAGAGGTGATTCTATTTCCCTTGATGAGACCACGTTAATCTTTTTTAAAAAAAACAGGAGTATATAAATATAAATTCCCCTGTTTTTTATTTTTGCAGAACAGTTTTTAAGTTATGTTATATTCTTTATTTTATAAGTAGTTTTTTGAGGGAAGCTTACAATAACGATATCTCCTATTTTTTTACCAAGAAATGCTTTGCCAACAGGAGATTCTTTAGAAATCTTACCATTGCTAGGATTTGCCTCTATCGTTTCTACAATTATAAATTTTTCGGTTGTTTTTTTTGTTTGTGTTATAACCCTTGAGCCAATAGTTATTTTTGCTGCTTTTTGATTTCTTTTTCTTATACTTTTTGAATTTTTCAAGATATTTTCTAATTCTTTTAATTTTATTTCCGCAGATATTATTTCTGATTCTATAATTTCATAGTCGGGATTTAAATCTTCGGGTTTCCAAATTTCGTCTCTTAATTCCTTTAGCTTTAACTTTTTTTCTCTTAGGTTTTCTTTTAGTTTTTTAAATTCTTCTTTGTATTTTTGAAAACCTTCAGAAGTAAGATGGTATGTTTTTTCTTCCATAAATTTTTAGCGATAAAAAAACCTCTCTTTTTTGGAGAGGTTTTTGATCGCTAAGTTATTATTATTTTTGGGGACCAAAAAACCTCTCTTTAATCCAGAGGCCGTATGCAATAAATTTTTTTGTAAATAGACGAGATTCCATATTTTTTAAGGAAATATTCCATTCTATCTCTAAAATAAAATTTGTCAAGAGTTTTTAATCTATGCTATATTATTCTTTCTGGGTCAACATCTACTTTCCAGTTTTTAGGGATAATACTTAATAAATTATTTCTTGATTTTAAATTTACATCTTTTAATTTTAGTATTAACTTCCAATGATACTCTCCTCTTGTTTTCTCTATAAAGGCAGGCGCCGGGCCTATAATTTTGAAATTTTTAAGATTATATTTCAAAATTCTGTCTTCAATTTTTTGTTTTAAAAAAAAGGCTTCATTTTTTATCCTTTTTTTATTTTTATGAGTTATGGAAATTTTAATAAGACTCCAAAAGGGCGGATAATTGTTATTTTTTCTTTCTTGTATGGTTTTTTTATAAAAAGATTCCTTATTTTTTTTAATCCATGAAACCGCTTTTGACTCAGGAAAAAAACTTTGGATTATAATTTTTTTTCCAGAGACATAATATAATAAGTCTATTATCCTTGCACATTCTTCTTCTAATTTAAAATCTGGTTGAGAAATAAGTGAATCTATAGAAACCATAGCAACAAGTGGTATTTTTTTTATTGGAAAATATTTAAAAATTATAGAAGTTGTAAGGAGTAAGGATGATTCTTCTTTTAGAAATGATTTTAATATTTTTTTTTGTTCTTTTTCTGTCTTTGTAGTCTCACTGTCCATTCTTAAAATTTTTTGTTTCCCAAAAATTTTTGTAAGTTCTTCTTCTATTTTTTCTGTGCCAATGCCAAGAATATTTAAATTCCAGCTTTTACAGTTTTTACAAATTGTTGGCGCTTTATATTCTTTATCACAATAATGACATACTAACTCTGGTGTTATTTTTTCAAAATCTCTTTTTAAATAGTAAGTGAGAGGAACATCACAGTTTTCACATTTTTGAATCCATCCGCAGTCTTGGCATAAAAGAGTTGTTGCTGTTCCTCGCCGGTTCAAAAAAAGTAAAGTCTTACCCTTCTTTTTTATGTTTTCTTTCATTGAAATGATTAGTTCGTCAGAAAGTGGTTTCCAGGGTTTTACTTGGCGCATATCGACAACTTGACTCGCAACCAATGATTTATGATCCGCAACTGACAATTTGCTAGTTTTTTTGTTATCTGTTGCCTGTAGTCTGTTGCTCGTTGCTCTGTAATATGTTTCAACTGATGGGAAAGAAGATAGGATAATTAATTTTACTCCCCAGATTTCTGCTAACTTTTCCGTTATCTTTTTAGCGTTATATCGCGGCTCCATTTGAGCTTTATAATTTGGATTTCCTTCTTCTGAAAGAACAATAAGTTTCAAGGCTTTAAATGGCTGAAAAATACTTGATCGCGTTCCGATTATTAAATTTAAAGATTTATATTTTTTTAATTTTTCTTTCCAAAATTTTATTTTCGTTTTTTCTGGAGTTAAAAATAAAACTTCTCCTTTTTTAATAGCTTTTTTAATTTGACTTTCCGGAAATTCTCCAAATGGCAATATTTTAATTTCTGTTTTATATTTCTTTTTATTTAAATTTATTTTTTTAATTTCTTTATTTTTTGAATTTCTCAAGAATATAGAAAGAATTTTTCCAAAAGATGCCCAATAGTAGTCTGTCATCCATTTTGCAAGTTCTATTTGTTGTTTTTGTAAGACAGAGTTTTTTTCTATTATTTTAGAAATCGGCTTTAGACTGTAATCTGCTTTTTTAATCTCTGTTTTTAAATCAATAACTTTTTTCTGCAAGAAAACAACCGCTTCCACTTTTTTTTTGCGAAGAGGTATTTTGACTAAAGACCCCTTTTCTAGTTTGTGTGATGTAAAATAGGAAAGAAATTGAGATGAAGGTCTTGGAATCCTTGTTAATGGCGCTACCTTGGTAATATACATATTTATTTATATTTTTTGGCTTTAAATTTATATATTTCTATTGGTTCTTTTTTAATATTTATACCTGCTTTATGGCACGCAAAAAAAACTTGTTCTTCTTTGGTTTTTATTTCTTCAAGGTCTGGCAAAAGTAAGCCGCTTTTTAGGGGATTTTCAAGAGATTTTACGATAATTCCATATTCTTTAGGATTAAGTTCCGAAGTTGAAACTATTTTAACTAGCTTTTCTAAAATATAAACAGTATAAGAAAGTTTAGGAAGTTCTTCTTCTTTTATTTGTCCAAAACGAAAATCTTTTGTTGCGGCAGAAATTGAATTTGAAATTATCTCTTCTACAATATTTTTTTTGGTGGGGATTGGCGTACCAACACACCCCCTTAAATCACCATTTTTTTCAATAGTAACAAAAACTCCCGCCATTTCTTTTTTTATTTTTTCTGGCAAATTTTCAGGAATATCAATTATTTTTTCTTCTTTTATATAATTTTCTACAGCCATTTTTGCAAGCCCTGTCAATATTTTATTCATTTTACTTAAAGAAAAATAAGTGTTATATTAATAAATATATAATTTAATTTGCGATCTTGCAAACGCGAGAGATTTTATTTGTTATGGATTTAATTACTATTGTTTGGATATTTGCCGTTGTTATACTTACCGGGATTTTTTTCTATTTCCTTATAAATATTTTAAAGAGTGAAAAATAATCATGAAAAGAATTTTAATAAAAGATACGCCCAAATTAAAGGGTAAAAAAGTAAAAGTTTGCGGCTGGATTAATTCTTGGCGGGATCATGGAAAGATTATTTTTATTGACCTAAGAGACAGAACTGGAATTTTGCAGGTTGTTTTTGCTGGAGAAAATTATAAGAAAGCAAAAGAATTACGTCCTGAATGGGTTGTTGAGATTAAGGGAATGGTTAAAGAAAGGCCTGAGAAAATGCAAAATAAGGGCTTAGGAACCGGCAAGATAGAAATGGAAGCCGAAAAATTAGAAATTATTTCAAAAGCCACAAAAGAACCACTGGTAGATTTAAGCCAAGAAGAACTAAACCTTAAATTAACTACATTGCTGAATAATCGTCCTTTTACTTTAAGACACAGTAAAGTAAAGGCTATTTTTAGGGTTTTTGAAAGTATTATTTCGAATTACAGAACGATAATGAAAGAGTTAGATTTTACCGAAATTAAAACGCCAAAAATTTTAGGGACTGCCACAGAAGGTGGAGCAAATTTTTTCACATTTGATTATTTTGGCAAAAAAGCATTTCTTGCTCAAAGTCCCCAGTTCTATAAGCAAATTGGCGTAGGTGCGTTTGAAAGAGTTTTTGAAGTGGGTCCTGTTTTTCGTAAAGAGCCACACTTTACAACAAGACATATGAATGAGTATATAAGTCTGGACGCGGAAATGGGTTTTATATCGGGCGTCGGGGACGTTATGGACGAAATCGAAAAAACGATTAAATTTGTTTTAGAAAAAACCATAAATAAAAATAAAGAAGATATTAAAATTTTTAAGGTTGAGTTTCCCAGCATTCCAAAAGAAATTCCGAGAATTAAATTGCAGGAAATAAAAACGATTATAAAAGAAAAATATGGACATAAAATTTCTGACGATGATGACATTGATCCAAGAGGAGAAGAATTGGCGGGTAAGTACGTTAAAGAAAAATGGAATTCTGATTTGGTTTTCTTAACCCATTATCCAAAGAAGAAAAGGCCCTTTTATACAATGCCCTCCAAGGAAAATTTAGAGGAGACGGAAAGCTTTGATTTGTTATTTAAGGGGATAGAAATTGCAACCGGTAGCCAGAGAATACATAATCCAGAGATGCTTAAAGAAAATATTAAAAAGTGGAAACTTAATCCAAAGGACTTCGAATTTTATATGCAGACCTTTGAATATGGTATGCCGCCGCACGGTGGATGGGCATTGGGAGCCGAGAGAATAGTTTATAAACTTCTTGGACTTTCTACAGTCAAAGAGGCTTCTTTGTTCCCACGCGATGTTAAAAGATTAGTTCCATAAGTAAATGACTCAAAAAATTATAATAAACACAGATGGTGGTGCGATAGGAAACCCAGGCCCCGCAGGAATCGGGGTCATTATTAAGGACGAGGGAAAAGAAAAAAAATATTCAGAGAAAATTGGAAACGCGACAAATAATGAAGCAGAATATAAGGCCTTAATTTTTTCTTTAAAGAAAACAAAACTTCTCTTTGGAAAAAAGAACGTAAAAAATATCGAACTCGATTGTTATCTAGACAGTGAGCTTTTAGTGAAACAATTGAATGGCGAGTATAAAATTAAAGAGAAAGACTTACAGCAACTTTTTATAGAAGTTTGGAACTTGAAAATTGACTTTAAAAATGTTAAGTTTATTCACGTTCCACGAGAGCAAAATAAAGAAGCAGACGCTTTAGTGGGGCAAGCAATAGATAAGAAACAATCAAAATTAATATGAGCTGGCGCTATCGTCTAGTGGTTAGGACAGGAGGTTTTTCCCGAAAAATTCTGAAGCGTAGCGAAGTTATTTTTTGAGATCCCGTTTTTTTCCTTCTATGCCGCATTCGTCTAGTGGTTAGGACAGGAGGTTTTCAACCTTCAAACAGGAGTTCGATTCTCCTATGCGGCGCACCATTAATAAAATCGAAATTTACGGGATCGCGAAAATGTTACTGTTCGTTTTTGGCTCACAGACATTTTCGGGACAACCTTCAAACCGGGGTTCAATTCCCCGTAGCGCCGCAAAAGGAAAAGCTCCACAAAGTGGAGTTTTTTGATAAAATTTAATAATATGCAAAATATTATTCAAGGCAAGGTTGTTGTAATAAAAAATGACGACGATTATTACAATATTAAAGAGGAATCAATTTTGATTGCAGAAAACACGACTCCAGAGGTTATGGTGGCTATTAAAAAGCTAAAAGCTATAGTTACAGAGATAGATAATAAACTTTGTCACGCAGCAATTATAGCAAGAGAGTTTCAAAAACCCCTTCTGATGGGCATCGATAATACTACAAATAAATTTAAAACAGGGGAAAGAATAGTTATAGATTTTCAAAAAAAGGCAATTAAAAAAATAATATGAAGTATTTATTAAAATATACTTATCTTTTGGATGTCGAAAAAATTAAAAAAAGGATTGAAATTATCTGGGGGAGATACCAGACAATACTAAATAATGAAAATT
Encoded here:
- the lysS gene encoding lysine--tRNA ligase, translating into MSLENIKKDRAKKLKKIKDAGINPYPSFFKKNQRIKDVISPFKKGRKVILAGRIITIRRHGGSLFLDLEDGTGRIQAFLKKDKLGENYNFFIENIDSGDFILFEGKMFLTKKGEKTIEVFKYEILAKSLLPLPEKWHGIQDIEERFRKRYLDLLMSSETKEIFVLRSKIVSEIRKILEEEGFLEVETPILQHVHGGAAATPFKTHHKSLDINLFLRIAPELYLKRLLVGGFDKVYEIGRVFRNEGIDKSHNPDFTMLEFYWAYINLEEMMDFCEKMIKLLVKNVFGKNKIKYQGKDINFTVPFRKINFYDLLEKKFKVDFRKISDIKIKEIANKFKIPTKEKSRFKILDDIFKKACREEILQPTFVLYQPIELTPLAKNFNRDPDLASRFQLIIGGWETVNAFSELNDPIDQKKRFEYEKLERKKGDKEAHPFDIDFIEALSYGMPPAVGFGMGIDRIVAILTDSKSLKEVILFPLMRPR
- a CDS encoding GreA/GreB family elongation factor, which gives rise to MEEKTYHLTSEGFQKYKEEFKKLKENLREKKLKLKELRDEIWKPEDLNPDYEIIESEIISAEIKLKELENILKNSKSIRKRNQKAAKITIGSRVITQTKKTTEKFIIVETIEANPSNGKISKESPVGKAFLGKKIGDIVIVSFPQKTTYKIKNIT
- the priA gene encoding primosomal protein N'; amino-acid sequence: MYITKVAPLTRIPRPSSQFLSYFTSHKLEKGSLVKIPLRKKKVEAVVFLQKKVIDLKTEIKKADYSLKPISKIIEKNSVLQKQQIELAKWMTDYYWASFGKILSIFLRNSKNKEIKKINLNKKKYKTEIKILPFGEFPESQIKKAIKKGEVLFLTPEKTKIKFWKEKLKKYKSLNLIIGTRSSIFQPFKALKLIVLSEEGNPNYKAQMEPRYNAKKITEKLAEIWGVKLIILSSFPSVETYYRATSNRLQATDNKKTSKLSVADHKSLVASQVVDMRQVKPWKPLSDELIISMKENIKKKGKTLLFLNRRGTATTLLCQDCGWIQKCENCDVPLTYYLKRDFEKITPELVCHYCDKEYKAPTICKNCKSWNLNILGIGTEKIEEELTKIFGKQKILRMDSETTKTEKEQKKILKSFLKEESSLLLTTSIIFKYFPIKKIPLVAMVSIDSLISQPDFKLEEECARIIDLLYYVSGKKIIIQSFFPESKAVSWIKKNKESFYKKTIQERKNNNYPPFWSLIKISITHKNKKRIKNEAFFLKQKIEDRILKYNLKNFKIIGPAPAFIEKTRGEYHWKLILKLKDVNLKSRNNLLSIIPKNWKVDVDPERII
- the amrA gene encoding AmmeMemoRadiSam system protein A, translating into MNKILTGLAKMAVENYIKEEKIIDIPENLPEKIKKEMAGVFVTIEKNGDLRGCVGTPIPTKKNIVEEIISNSISAATKDFRFGQIKEEELPKLSYTVYILEKLVKIVSTSELNPKEYGIIVKSLENPLKSGLLLPDLEEIKTKEEQVFFACHKAGINIKKEPIEIYKFKAKKYK
- the aspS gene encoding aspartate--tRNA(Asn) ligase, which codes for MKRILIKDTPKLKGKKVKVCGWINSWRDHGKIIFIDLRDRTGILQVVFAGENYKKAKELRPEWVVEIKGMVKERPEKMQNKGLGTGKIEMEAEKLEIISKATKEPLVDLSQEELNLKLTTLLNNRPFTLRHSKVKAIFRVFESIISNYRTIMKELDFTEIKTPKILGTATEGGANFFTFDYFGKKAFLAQSPQFYKQIGVGAFERVFEVGPVFRKEPHFTTRHMNEYISLDAEMGFISGVGDVMDEIEKTIKFVLEKTINKNKEDIKIFKVEFPSIPKEIPRIKLQEIKTIIKEKYGHKISDDDDIDPRGEELAGKYVKEKWNSDLVFLTHYPKKKRPFYTMPSKENLEETESFDLLFKGIEIATGSQRIHNPEMLKENIKKWKLNPKDFEFYMQTFEYGMPPHGGWALGAERIVYKLLGLSTVKEASLFPRDVKRLVP
- a CDS encoding ribonuclease HI family protein, coding for MTQKIIINTDGGAIGNPGPAGIGVIIKDEGKEKKYSEKIGNATNNEAEYKALIFSLKKTKLLFGKKNVKNIELDCYLDSELLVKQLNGEYKIKEKDLQQLFIEVWNLKIDFKNVKFIHVPREQNKEADALVGQAIDKKQSKLI
- a CDS encoding PEP-utilizing enzyme, translating into MQNIIQGKVVVIKNDDDYYNIKEESILIAENTTPEVMVAIKKLKAIVTEIDNKLCHAAIIAREFQKPLLMGIDNTTNKFKTGERIVIDFQKKAIKKII